GGCATCAGCAGCTTGCGGTGGCGCTGGTGGCGATCGCCATCGAGGAGCAGCAGCGAGTAGTCGCCCACCAAAATCCGCAGCAAATGGTTGGCCTTGCCAGCATTAAAGCGATTGGTATCATCGCTCAGCAGCTCCTGGATGAGCTTGGGATCGCCAATGAAAGTCAGCTGATCATAGTTGCGGCCGATGCGGGCCTGGAACGTGTCGCCGCACTCTTGCCGACTGGATTCCATATAGCCCAGCGGATCAAAAATCCAGCGGACGAGCTGCACCAGCGTGGGGGCTTTGGGGCTTGGGGGCAAAGTTGAAACCATGGCACTAGCAATCCTTAGAATGCAATCCTGTGATGGACAGCGAACAGCGAAAACTTCAGCATGACCTCTTTTCTGAGGCCCATTTTAAAGCCACTTTTTAGGTCTCTAACCTTAAAAATCTCTGAACAAAAGATTTTTAAAGCCCAAACAAAGACCAGAATTTTTGATGGGCGACTTTTGCAACACTAAAGTTGTTCAAATGGGAAAAAATTGTAAAATCGATTCAACTTACAGCGATTTTGCGGTGACGAATGCTCGGCAAACCGTCAGTCCTTGAAAAAAGCAGGCTTGCCGGTTTTTTGGCGTTTGTTCTTCCGCCCTGTCTGTAAGTCCTCCAACCATGACGCCGTTCGGATAGGTATCTCAGCATGACAACCACCCCCGCCCAGGGCGCTGCGCGCTCGGCCCCAGCCTTTTGCGAAGGGATTTTGCATTTTGGCGAGTCGCTACCGGGCTTTGAGGCCCACGGGCAGGCTCCGGCGATCGCCCAGGGTCAAACGGCGATCGCCCAACCGAGCGATCCTGCCGCCGTCTTCCAAACCCTGCTAGCTGCCGACGCCCTGCGATACCTGACCCTCCAGGTCACCGCCAGCAAGGCCTCGGGTCACCCCGGCGGCTTCGCCAGCGTCGCAGAGGCGATCGCCGCCCTCGTCATGCTGGGCTACAAAAACATCATCACCGAAGTCGGCCACCACGCCCCCGGCTTCTACAGCACCATGTTCCTCGATCGCTCCCTCGAGGCCATGGGCATCAGCACCGTCCAGCAGATGGGCGAGCGCTTCCGGGAAATGCACGGCCTGCTGGGCCACCTCTCGGGCCAGATCCCCGGCCTGCTGAACCCCGCCGGTCCCCTCGGCCAAGGCCAGCACTTCGCCATGGCCGGCGCCCTGCTCCACCCGGGCACCCTCTTCCCCGTCACCATCGGCGACGGCGGCCTCGGGGAGCCCTACATCATGAGCAGCATGGCCCACTTCCACACGGCCTACCCCCACGCCACCAACTTCCTGCCCATCCTGGTGTGGAACGGCTACAGCCAGGAGCACCACAGCATGGTCTCCACCAAGCCCAACGAGGAAATGATCGCCTACTGGAAAGGCAACGGCTTCCAGAACGTCATCCTCGTCAACGCCAAAGACTTCGACGATGCCGACCAGCCCGGCGACTACGTCGACAGCACCGCCTTCTCGATCCAGCAGCGGCTGGCCTTCACCCAGGCGGTCCTCGAAGCCACCCAAAAAGCCGCCCAGGCCGCCCTCAGCGGCGAGCTGACGGTCTTGATTATCAAGCAGCTTAAGGGCGCTGGGGTCCACGCGCGCGGCGCCAAGTCCCACAACCTCTATCCCCAGCACACCCTTGACAACCCTGAGATCGTGAGCGCCCTCCAGGAGCGATCGCTCTCTGCCGAGGCCTGGCAGCTCGTGCGCACCAACTTCGAGCGCGCTGCTGGCGGTCCCGCATCCACCCACGTCGTCACCGAAAAAGAGCTGCCCCTGCCCGATCTAGGCACCCTGCCCCTGACGGAGTTCCCGGTCAAGGGTGACAAGCAGGTGGCCACCACGGCCATGGGCGAACTGGTGGTCCACGTGGGCCAAAAAGACCCCAACTTTGTGGTTACCAACGCGGACGGCAACGCCGCCTCGGGCATCAACAACATCAACGTGGGCCTGAAAATCATTCACCCCACCCTCGATGACACCTACTTCCAAGCGCCCAAGGGCCAAGTGTATGAGCCCCTGAGCGAAGATGCCTGCGCCGGTCTGGCGGTGGGTCTGGCCCTCTTTGGCGCGCGATCGCTCTGGTGCTCCTACGAGTCCTTCGCTATCAACGGCCTGCCGATTTGGCAAACGGTGACCCAGGCCATGACGGAGCTGCGGCGTCCGACGCCCTCCACCATCACCCTGTTCACCGCTGGAGCCCTCGAGCAGGGCCGCAACGGCTGGACCCACCAGCGCCCCGAGATCGAGAACTACTTCGCCGCCATGATGCGGAACGGCAACATCTTCCCGCTGTTTCCCTGCGACGCCAACAGCATCCAGGCCTGCTACGAGTGGGCTCTGGGCACGAAAAACAAAGGCATCACCATCACCGCCAGCAAGTCCCCGCTGCCGGTGCGCACCACCCTCGAGCAGACCCGCCAGGGCCTCAAGGACGGTGGCATTGTCCTCCACGACAGCGAAGGCTCCCGCAAAGTCGTCTTCGCGGTGGTTGGGGATATGACCTTGCTGCCGGTGCTGGATGCGGCGACCCACCTAGAAGCCGAGGGTATCGGCGTGCGCGTGGTGTCGGTGATCAACCCGCGCCGACTCTACCGGCCCACGGACGTCGCCTGGGAGACCTGCACCGAGCCGGACAGCCACTTCCTCGAGGACGCTGAGTTTGAGCGGTTCTTTGGGGGGGATGCGGTGATCGGGGTGACGGGGGGCAGCAGCGCCATGCTGGAGCCGCTCATGCTGCGCAGCACCGCCAAGCGAGACATCTTCGCCTGGAAGCGCGGCGAAACGACGGCCACCGCAGGCGACCTGATGAGCTTCAATGGCCTGACGGCTGAAGCCTTGTCTCAGCGCGCTACGGAGCTGCTGGGCTAGGTGAGGGGCCTTTGATTCCCCGGGGCAAAAGGCCTGTGAACCAGACCTTTTGCCCGCCCGCAATCTGCTTTTGTTAACCGGTTTATTGGGCGCGGCGACGCCAGCGATCGCCCAATCCCCAGAGACCCAGAGCGGCCAAAGCGGCGATCGCCCCCGGCTCCGGTACAGTCTGGTTATCCCCGATGGCGTCGAAGCCCCGCAGCTTGAAGGTCACCGCGCCCCGCGCGTCATTCGCGTTGGGGTTTGGTGCGCCCAGATCCCAGCTCAGTCTGGCCAGTCCTGCCAGGGAGCTGATGGGAGTGTCGCTGCGGAAAAAGAACTGATCCAAGTCTTGGCCCGCTGCTGGGGCCGTGCTCACGCTGGACACTGGCGTGATGCCCGCCCCGTTAACGCTAGAAACTGACAGCGCCATGCGGGTGCCGGGGGCCACAGACGCGTCGCGGGTCAAAGACCTCGTCAGCAAGTAGAACCCGTCGAAGACATTGGACGCAGCGCCGACGGGAGCATAGGAAATGGTTTGTGAGCCAAGGGTAAAAGCGGCGGTGCTGCCATTCCAGGTCAGGCTCCAGGGCACATCTTCACCATTGGTCCAGTCGCGGTAGATCTGGCCTGTGTTACCTGCCTGAGCGCCATCCGGCCCGATGGCGTACTCATAGTCACGAAACCCGGTCGCTCCGGCCCGCCCTTCTACGGCCCAGCCGAGATCGGTCCAGTCAGTGGGATCCGAGGCGGGGGTCAAGGTGACGGCCTGAGCGGGCAGGCTAGCCAACAGCACAGAGCTTCCCGCAAGGGCGGAAAGCGACAGGAGAAAAAGCTTCGCCATAATACGAAACCCCAGGGGCAATGGGACACCACCAGATTGGCACAGTGTCGAGGCCCCGGAGGTCGGAGTTCGCGATTTGTCACAGAGCCCGTAGGCTGGCGCTCTTAGGCGCTGGGAGAGACCGAAGCGGTGCGCACGCGGTGACCGATATCGCGGCGGCAGTAGGCACCGTCAAAGCGGATTTTGTCGACGGCGGCGTAGGCGTTGGCGAAGGCCTCGTCGAAGGAGTCGCCAAGGGCCGTGACGTTCAGGACGCGGCCGCCGTTGGTGAGGACGTCCTTTTGCATGCGGGTGCCAGCGTGGAAGACGACGGCACCGGTGGCTTCGGCATCAGCGATGCCGCTGATGACTTTGCCTTTTTCGTAGGAGCCAGGATAGCCGCCAGCGGCCATGACGACGCAGGCTGCGGCGCCGGATTTCCAGGCGATCGCGGTGTCGGCGAGGCGCTGGTTGACGCAGGCCAGGAGCAGCTCGTCGAGGGGCGTATCGAGCAAGGGCAAGATGACCTGGGTTTCGGGATCGCCAAAGCGGCAGTTAAACTCGACGACCTTGGGATCGCCCTCGGGGGTGATCATCAGGCCCGCATAGAGGACGCCGCGATAGTCGATGCCCCGGTTGCGCAGGGCGGCGATCGCCGGTTCGAGGACTTCTGCCTGGATGCGGGCCATCAGCTCGGGCGTCACGAGGGGAGCCGGGGCGTAGGCGCCCATGCCGCCGGTGTTGGCGCCGGTGTCCCCTTCGCCAATGCGCTTGTGGTCCTGGGCGGGGACAAGAGGACGAATGGTCAGGCCGTCGGTGAGGGCAAGAACGGAGACCTCTTGGCCCACCATGCACTCTTCGATCACCAGGCGGCTGCCCGCGTCGCCAAACTGGCCCCGGAAGGCTTGGCGAATGGCGTCTTCTGCTTCGGCAACGGTGGCGGCGACAGTGACTCCTTTACCGGCGGCGAGGCCGTCTGCTTTGACGACGATGGGCGCGCCTTCGGCCTGGACGTAGGCGATCGCCTCGGCCTCTTGGGTAAAGACGGCGGCTTTGGCCGTGGGAATATTCGCTTCCTCCATCAGGGCTTTGGCCCAGGCCTTGCTGGCCTCGATTTGGGCGCCGGCCTGAGTGGGACCAAAGACAGGAATGCCCAGCTTTTGCAGATAGTCGGTGATGCCTTCGGCGAGGGGAGCCTCGGGACCGATCACGGCGAGCTGGACGCCGCTGGTGCTGACGAAGCGGCGAATGCCTTCAAAATCGTTGACCTGGAGGGGAAGGTTTTGGCAGCGCTCCAAGGTTGCCGTGCCGCCGTTGCCTGGGACGCAGATGACCTGCTTGACACGCGGGGATTGCAGCAGTTTCCAGGCCAGGGCGTGTTCCCGCCCGCCATTACCGACGACTAGAACCTTCACAGTAGCTACCTTCTCAAAATTCGAGACAAAAGACTGGTGGGCGGCGATCGCCCGATGGCACTTCAAACGCCGCTCAGGAATTTCCACAGAGCGTATTATAGAGCGCTGAGAGACCGGCGTGTGTCTTGACCCTGGCGATCGCCCAGCGCCGTCGGAACTTTCCCCGACAGCTGAGCTTCTTGGGGAATAAGAGAAAGGCAGCGCGCGATGGAGCAGAGCATTGAGCCGCTGCTGGGAGCGCGGTAGTCTGGGAGAGTTTCTAGGGCGAGGGTGCCAAGGAGCGATCGCGCCTGATGCCTGCGAATCTCCAGGCGATCGCCGATTTCTCGCAAATTCACCAGAAGGCTGTGGACAAAGCAATGGGGCGGCGAAAGGGTCAAAAGCTGGGATATTTTGCGCTGATGCTGGGATGGCGATCGCTGATGGGTGCGCTCGTCCTGGGTTTGGGTTGGCTGCCGGAGGTCCAGGCCGCTGAGCCGACACCGGGCGATCGCCCCGATGTGATCATCGAGCCGCGCTTGGGCAATCCGGCGGAGCCAACGGAGCCGAGCCCCGCCCCGGCGCCGCCGACCCCGAGTCCAGCCGTGCGATCCCTGGCGGACGTGCTGCCCCTATGTCCGGGCTATTCCCTGGCGGACCTGACGCCGGAGCCCGCCGAGGTCGCCGACGAGGAAGATGAAGACGAGGACGAAGAAGAAGAATATGCAGAGGAAATTAATCCTCTCGACATCGAAAAGAATCCGCCGGACCCCCTGCTGCCCAATCCCAAGGTGACCGGACCCTTGAGTCCCCAGGCTCAGCAGCGACTGCGATCGGACCTCGACGCCCTCAACACCTGCGCCTCGGCCCTCTATCGCTTGGGGAACCTGCCGACGGCCTTTGAGGTGTGGTTCCGGGAGCTGCGGCTGCGGCGGGCTTTGGGACCCTTCGAAGAAATCATTGCCCTTAGCCGCGTCGGCGAGGTGGCCTGGCTCGAGGGAGAAACCAAAGAGCTGCGCTACATCACAGCCCGCCTGCAAGAAATCGAAACAGAGGCCCGCACGGCCAACACCCTCGATGATGCTCTTCTGCGGACCCTGGGCGCTGCCTACCAGCAGGTGCGCAAGCCAGACGCCGCGATCGCCGTTTACCGGCAAATCCTGGAGCGATCGCGCCAAACCGGCGATCGCCTCTCCGAAGAAGCCGCCCTCAACACCATTGGTCAGCTCCAGCAGGGCTGGTTTCAGTACACCGCCGCCGCCGAGACCTACCAAGAGCTGCTCCAGTTTGTCCGGGCCAAGGCCGATCGCCCGCCCCAAAAAGCTGACGAAGTGATCGTCCTGCGCAAGCTGGCCTACATCTACGAGCAGGACAAGCAGTTTCTTCAGGCCATCGAGATTTCAGAGCAGCTCGCGGCGCTCTACCAAACCGAAGCCAACCTGACGGACCTGCCCACCCTGCGGCTGAAGATCGCCCAGTACCACGAAGCCGCGGGCCAACTGGCCGAAGCAGAGCGAAACTACCAAGAAGCCTACGCCCTAGGCCAGTCCCTCCAGCAGTACGCCCGCGCGGGCGACGCCCTGGCCGGATTGGGCAAGTTGTATCGCACCCACAACGCCCTAGATACGGCCCTCCAGTCCTATCAGGTTCTGCTCGGCGTCACCCGCCAGACCTACGATGCCTACGGCACCATGGAGGCCTACGACCAGATCGGCCAGATCTACCGCGAGCAGAAAAAATACGACCAGGCGATCGCCGCTTTCCAGAGCGGTCTCACCCTCGCCCAGCAGCTCAAGCACCAGGTTGATTACTTCAACCAGCAAATCCAGCGGACCACCACCGCCGCCACCGGTACCCCGGCCACCCCCACGCCCAAGCCTGCGACACCCCCGGCCCAGCCCGCTCAGCCCGAGCCTCGCCAGACGCCGCCTGCACGCCCTCCAGCCTCCCCTTCCATTGAGGTGCCGACGCGCACGCTGCCGACGGGTCTACCCGGCACCGTCGTTGACCCGCTCCTTTCACCTCCCTAGGGCTGGATCACCTGACTTCCAGCACGCTGGAAGTTTGGCTAGAATCTGGCCGAAAATTGGATAACTGGGAAAAGCCAGCTCTTGGGTGAGGGGCTGGCGACGGGCCTAATAGCGAATTCGGGGGTCCACCAAGGCATTGAGAATGTCGATCAAGATGCTGGCAAACACCACGATCGCCGCAAAAAACACCACAATTCCCTGGACGGTCGGATAGTCCCGCAGCGAAATCGCTTCGTAGAGGCGATTGGCCAAGCCGGGCCACGAGAAGGTAACCTCGGTCAAAATCGCGCCCCCCAGGAGCGCCGCCAGGGTCAGGCCCAGCACCGTGATCACCGGAATCATGGCGTTTTTCAGGGCGTGGGCAAACAAAATGCGGCCTTCGGGGATTCCCCGCGCGCGGGCCGCCTCCACGTAGTCAGACTTCAGGGTTTGACGAAGATTGACCCGCACAATTCGCTCAAAAATGCCGCTCAGCAAAATCCCCAAGGTCAGACTAGGCAGCGCCAAGTAGTGCAGCGCGGTGAAAAACTGCCCGAGATTGGCGCTCAGCAGGCTATCTAGGGTATAGAGGCCCGTGGGACCCACGGGGGCCGGCGTCGTGATGGGAAAGCGAGTCCCCAGGGGAAACCACTGGAGCTGCACCGCAAAAACCAGCTGCAACAGCATCCCCACCCAAAAGGCGGGCACCGAATAGGTCAAAATGCCGAACAGTCGGCCCCCCGCGTCCCAAGGCGTGTCGGGGCGGGAGGCCGAGAGCGCCCCGACGCCAATACCGACCACGAAGGCGATCGCCATGCTGATCACCGCCAGCTCCACCGTCGCCGGAAAAAACGCCTGAATGATGTCCCACACCGACTGGCCGCGGCTGGTCAGCGAGGTTCCCAAGTCAAAGCGCAGCAGGTCCCCCATGTAGATCAGGTACTGCTTCCAGAGGGGGCCGCCCAAGCCCAGCTCCTCCCGCAGTGCGGCCTTGACGGCCTCCGGGGCCCGGGGTCCCAAGATGGCGTCAATGGGGTCGCCGGGCGTCGCCCGCAGCAGCAGAAACACCACCGTTGTGATGGTCCACAGCATGAGCGGGGCGAGGAGCAGCCGGACCGTGATGTAGGACTGGAGAGCGCGAGAGCGGGACATGGGGAAGCGGGGCCAAGGGCTGAGACGACGTTAGGCGGGTGACTTGCGAATGGCCCAAAGGGCGACCCGCTGGGTGGGATCGAGGCCAGCGCCGCTGACCCCCTGCTGCACAAACAGGAACTCTTTGTTCTGCCACAGCGGAATAAAGGGCACGTCCTGGGCGGTGATGGTCTGAATTTCTGCGAGCAGCTTTTGGCGATCGCCGTCATCCTGAGTTTGGCGCTGCTGATCGATCAGCTCATTCATCCGCGCATTGTAGTAAAAGGAGCCCTGGCTCTTGGTGGAGCCTTCTTGGCAACCTTGCTCCGCTGATCCTTGGGCGCAGGCCAGGAACGGCTGAATGTAGTTGTCCGCGTCAAAAAAGTCCGGTGCCCAGTCCAGCAGGAAGGTCGGATAGATGCCCTTGTCGAGGTTCTGGTAAGCGGTGGCGGCTTCCACGCTCTTGAGGTCGAAAATCAGCGCCCCTTCTAGGGACTGCTCCACGGCGGCCTTGAGGGTGGTGGCGGCCAGGGCGTTGCTGGTCAGGTTGGCGCGATACCAAAACTCGATGGTGAGGGGATTTTCCTTGGAATAGCCCGCCTTTTGCAGTAGCTCCAGGGCCTTGGCCTTGTTGGCGTCTCCGTAGGCGGTTTGGAAGGTGGGCTCGCTGGCGTCGAGGGTGTTGGGCAGCAGGCTGTAGAGGGGCTCCACCTGGCCCTGGAAAACGCGATCGCGCAGCAGAGGCCGGTCAATGGCGGCGGCGATCGCCTGACGCACTTCCAGCTTGTCGAGGGGCTCGCTCAGCACATTCAAGCTGACGTAATGAATGCCGTTACCATTGCCCTCGATCACCTGCCAGCCGCCCTGCTGAGCTCCCTGCTGGAGGGTCCGAATCTGGTCTAGGTCCAGGTTTTGGTAGGCGACATCCACCCCCCGCGTCCGGAAGGTATTAAACAAGTTGGCGGGGCTGGAGAAAATCTGGATGTCCACCCCGTCGTTGCTGGGTTTTTCGCCCCAGTAACCCTCGAAGGCGTCGAAGCGCAGCGAGTCCGTGTTGTACTGGGCCAGCTTGTAGGGGCCGGTGCCGATGAAGGTGTCCGGCTTGAACTGGCCCGCGCCGATGGCGTAGGCCTTGGGGGAGACGGCGCAGGTGCCGGAGATGGTCAATAGATTGGGGAAGGCTGCGAAGGGCTTTTGCAGCTTGATGGTCAGCTCGTAGTCGCCCGTTGCCTCGACGGACTCGACGATGTCAGCGAGCAAAAAGGCAGGCTGGCCGCCGTTCTCGATGAAGCGCCGCAGGGAAAAGGCCATCGCTTCGGCATTGAAGGGCTCGCCGTCGTGAAACGTGACGCCTTCGCGGACAGGAATGGTGTAGGTGAGGCCGTCGTCGCTGACGGTGGGGAGCGCCGTAGCGAGCTGGGGCTGTAGCTCATTGGTGCCGGACTTGTAGGCGTAGAGGCGATCGCCCAGGTTGTAGAGCAGATTGCTAGCCAAAATCTCGGTGGCGTCCGCCGGGTCGAGGGTGCGCACCTTGGCGGTGGTGCCCAGCACGATGCGGTTGCTGTCCGTGGCGGCGGGACTGGAAGCCGAGGGAGAAGGGCGATCGCTGGAGCAGCCCACCACCAGCAGGCAGCAGCCCAAGAAGAGACCCAGATACTGCCAGAGCGATCGCCGCGATCGCCGCCAAACTCCCCAAAACGAACGCAATTGGTGCGGCTGGCCCATAAAACTTTTCCCCATTGGATATTGGCTCAGGAAACCCACGGCAGAACGGCGATCGCTCTAGGCCCGACCCGAAAAAAGTCCGCCTTCGGAGCGTTCCCGACATTCAATCATACCGATATGCCAGACGCAATTCTGCCGCCGCATCACTGCATCAGGAAGCCCCAAGCACAAAAATTTGGGAGCGATCGCCTCAGTGCCCGTTCACCTATCCTGAGTCAACCTAGGGAAAAACAGCTAGATCGAGTAGTACAGCGGAAACGCCTTCGCCTCTCGGGGCTTCACATACACGCGCTGCTGAGGCTCAAGCTGCAGCTCATCAAAGCGCTCGCGCGTGAGGTGAGCCGTCACCACCTGACCATCATCGAGGGTCAGCTCCGCCTGAATCTCCCAGCCCAGGTGAATGATTCGGTGGACCCGCGCCGGCGCGCTGACGCTGTCCGCCTCCATCTCGATCACCACATCCCGCGGCCGCACAAAAATCTCTGGATGGGGCGAATCAAAGCCATTTCCCTGGAAAATGCGCGACGTACTGGGCAGCACGTTCACCGGCCCGATGAAGCTCATCACGAAGGCAGACGCTGGATGATCGTAGATCTCAGCGGGCGTGCCCACCTGCTCTACTTTTCCTTTATTCATCACCACGATGCGGTCCGAGACCTCCATCGCTTCTTCTTGGTCGTGAGTGACAAACACCGTCGTCACATGCACTTCGTCATGCAGGTGGCGCAGCCAGGCCCGCAAATCCTTGCGCACCTTGGCATCGAGCGCCCCAAAGGGCTCATCCAGCAGCAGCACCTTGGGCTGGACCGCCAAGGCCCGCGCCAGCGCCACCCGCTGCCGCTGACCCCCGGAGAGCTGGGATGGATAGCGATCGCCCAGTCCGCTCAGCTGCACCAGATCCAGCAGCTCCTCCACCCGATTTTTGATCCGGTTGCGGGGGACCTTGCGCAGCTCCAGCCCAAAGGCAATATTGCGGCGCACCGTCATGTGCTTGAACAAGGCATAGTGCTGAAACACAAAGCCAATGTTGCGCTCTTGGACGCTCTGATAGGTGGCATCCTTACCCGTCAGCAAGATTCGCCCCGAATCCGGCATCTCCAGACCCGAGATCAGCCGCAGCAGCGTTGACTTCCCCGAGCCAGAAGGCCCCAGCAACGCCACGAGGGAGCCCGATTCGATTTCAAGATCCACTTGGTCGACAGCCTGAAAACTGCCGAAGCGCTTGGAGACTTTCTCAACGACAATGCCCACAGTCAGCGACCTCTGGTCTGGTGATATGAAAACAGCGGTCCCATCGCTTGAACCTAGAAAAATTCTCGCGCGCCTAGCCCTTCCCACCACAAATGATCCACATCAATTGCGCCTGGGAAGGCAAAATAAATCCACGGTTAGTCGATGGGGTTACTGTAGTTTTATATCATGAATGACCGGCCCCTGCGGCAAGATTCTTGAGAGATCGCCTGCGAGGAATCAGCCGAAACTACAGCAGTCCACGCTGCCCACATCGCACCCGCTACAGTCGCCGCAGTCTCCGCAATCCGGACTCTCGCAGCCATCAAAAGCGCAGCCCTCGATCTCAAGGCAGCCATCAAAAGCGTCGCAGCACTCGACCCCGTCACAGCTAAGGTCTGCGCAGTCTTGGGCTCTGCGCTGGCAAGGGTGCGGGCGATTTGTACTATGGGTGGTTTGGGAGCAGAGGGGGCGCGCCTTGATCTGAGTGTTGGCGGCGCTGCACGCGTCAAAGCGCTCCCGAGCAGCGGCGATC
This genomic stretch from Geitlerinema sp. PCC 7407 harbors:
- the purD gene encoding phosphoribosylamine--glycine ligase: MKVLVVGNGGREHALAWKLLQSPRVKQVICVPGNGGTATLERCQNLPLQVNDFEGIRRFVSTSGVQLAVIGPEAPLAEGITDYLQKLGIPVFGPTQAGAQIEASKAWAKALMEEANIPTAKAAVFTQEAEAIAYVQAEGAPIVVKADGLAAGKGVTVAATVAEAEDAIRQAFRGQFGDAGSRLVIEECMVGQEVSVLALTDGLTIRPLVPAQDHKRIGEGDTGANTGGMGAYAPAPLVTPELMARIQAEVLEPAIAALRNRGIDYRGVLYAGLMITPEGDPKVVEFNCRFGDPETQVILPLLDTPLDELLLACVNQRLADTAIAWKSGAAACVVMAAGGYPGSYEKGKVISGIADAEATGAVVFHAGTRMQKDVLTNGGRVLNVTALGDSFDEAFANAYAAVDKIRFDGAYCRRDIGHRVRTASVSPSA
- a CDS encoding transketolase codes for the protein MTTTPAQGAARSAPAFCEGILHFGESLPGFEAHGQAPAIAQGQTAIAQPSDPAAVFQTLLAADALRYLTLQVTASKASGHPGGFASVAEAIAALVMLGYKNIITEVGHHAPGFYSTMFLDRSLEAMGISTVQQMGERFREMHGLLGHLSGQIPGLLNPAGPLGQGQHFAMAGALLHPGTLFPVTIGDGGLGEPYIMSSMAHFHTAYPHATNFLPILVWNGYSQEHHSMVSTKPNEEMIAYWKGNGFQNVILVNAKDFDDADQPGDYVDSTAFSIQQRLAFTQAVLEATQKAAQAALSGELTVLIIKQLKGAGVHARGAKSHNLYPQHTLDNPEIVSALQERSLSAEAWQLVRTNFERAAGGPASTHVVTEKELPLPDLGTLPLTEFPVKGDKQVATTAMGELVVHVGQKDPNFVVTNADGNAASGINNINVGLKIIHPTLDDTYFQAPKGQVYEPLSEDACAGLAVGLALFGARSLWCSYESFAINGLPIWQTVTQAMTELRRPTPSTITLFTAGALEQGRNGWTHQRPEIENYFAAMMRNGNIFPLFPCDANSIQACYEWALGTKNKGITITASKSPLPVRTTLEQTRQGLKDGGIVLHDSEGSRKVVFAVVGDMTLLPVLDAATHLEAEGIGVRVVSVINPRRLYRPTDVAWETCTEPDSHFLEDAEFERFFGGDAVIGVTGGSSAMLEPLMLRSTAKRDIFAWKRGETTATAGDLMSFNGLTAEALSQRATELLG
- a CDS encoding choice-of-anchor W domain-containing protein, with protein sequence MAKLFLLSLSALAGSSVLLASLPAQAVTLTPASDPTDWTDLGWAVEGRAGATGFRDYEYAIGPDGAQAGNTGQIYRDWTNGEDVPWSLTWNGSTAAFTLGSQTISYAPVGAASNVFDGFYLLTRSLTRDASVAPGTRMALSVSSVNGAGITPVSSVSTAPAAGQDLDQFFFRSDTPISSLAGLARLSWDLGAPNPNANDARGAVTFKLRGFDAIGDNQTVPEPGAIAALAALGLWGLGDRWRRRAQ
- a CDS encoding sulfate/molybdate ABC transporter ATP-binding protein, yielding MGIVVEKVSKRFGSFQAVDQVDLEIESGSLVALLGPSGSGKSTLLRLISGLEMPDSGRILLTGKDATYQSVQERNIGFVFQHYALFKHMTVRRNIAFGLELRKVPRNRIKNRVEELLDLVQLSGLGDRYPSQLSGGQRQRVALARALAVQPKVLLLDEPFGALDAKVRKDLRAWLRHLHDEVHVTTVFVTHDQEEAMEVSDRIVVMNKGKVEQVGTPAEIYDHPASAFVMSFIGPVNVLPSTSRIFQGNGFDSPHPEIFVRPRDVVIEMEADSVSAPARVHRIIHLGWEIQAELTLDDGQVVTAHLTRERFDELQLEPQQRVYVKPREAKAFPLYYSI
- a CDS encoding ABC transporter substrate-binding protein; the protein is MGQPHQLRSFWGVWRRSRRSLWQYLGLFLGCCLLVVGCSSDRPSPSASSPAATDSNRIVLGTTAKVRTLDPADATEILASNLLYNLGDRLYAYKSGTNELQPQLATALPTVSDDGLTYTIPVREGVTFHDGEPFNAEAMAFSLRRFIENGGQPAFLLADIVESVEATGDYELTIKLQKPFAAFPNLLTISGTCAVSPKAYAIGAGQFKPDTFIGTGPYKLAQYNTDSLRFDAFEGYWGEKPSNDGVDIQIFSSPANLFNTFRTRGVDVAYQNLDLDQIRTLQQGAQQGGWQVIEGNGNGIHYVSLNVLSEPLDKLEVRQAIAAAIDRPLLRDRVFQGQVEPLYSLLPNTLDASEPTFQTAYGDANKAKALELLQKAGYSKENPLTIEFWYRANLTSNALAATTLKAAVEQSLEGALIFDLKSVEAATAYQNLDKGIYPTFLLDWAPDFFDADNYIQPFLACAQGSAEQGCQEGSTKSQGSFYYNARMNELIDQQRQTQDDGDRQKLLAEIQTITAQDVPFIPLWQNKEFLFVQQGVSGAGLDPTQRVALWAIRKSPA
- a CDS encoding lipopolysaccharide assembly protein LapB — encoded protein: MDKAMGRRKGQKLGYFALMLGWRSLMGALVLGLGWLPEVQAAEPTPGDRPDVIIEPRLGNPAEPTEPSPAPAPPTPSPAVRSLADVLPLCPGYSLADLTPEPAEVADEEDEDEDEEEEYAEEINPLDIEKNPPDPLLPNPKVTGPLSPQAQQRLRSDLDALNTCASALYRLGNLPTAFEVWFRELRLRRALGPFEEIIALSRVGEVAWLEGETKELRYITARLQEIETEARTANTLDDALLRTLGAAYQQVRKPDAAIAVYRQILERSRQTGDRLSEEAALNTIGQLQQGWFQYTAAAETYQELLQFVRAKADRPPQKADEVIVLRKLAYIYEQDKQFLQAIEISEQLAALYQTEANLTDLPTLRLKIAQYHEAAGQLAEAERNYQEAYALGQSLQQYARAGDALAGLGKLYRTHNALDTALQSYQVLLGVTRQTYDAYGTMEAYDQIGQIYREQKKYDQAIAAFQSGLTLAQQLKHQVDYFNQQIQRTTTAATGTPATPTPKPATPPAQPAQPEPRQTPPARPPASPSIEVPTRTLPTGLPGTVVDPLLSPP
- a CDS encoding ABC transporter permease; translated protein: MSRSRALQSYITVRLLLAPLMLWTITTVVFLLLRATPGDPIDAILGPRAPEAVKAALREELGLGGPLWKQYLIYMGDLLRFDLGTSLTSRGQSVWDIIQAFFPATVELAVISMAIAFVVGIGVGALSASRPDTPWDAGGRLFGILTYSVPAFWVGMLLQLVFAVQLQWFPLGTRFPITTPAPVGPTGLYTLDSLLSANLGQFFTALHYLALPSLTLGILLSGIFERIVRVNLRQTLKSDYVEAARARGIPEGRILFAHALKNAMIPVITVLGLTLAALLGGAILTEVTFSWPGLANRLYEAISLRDYPTVQGIVVFFAAIVVFASILIDILNALVDPRIRY
- the yidD gene encoding membrane protein insertion efficiency factor YidD; this translates as MQVPWVHQALDRAAIASISGYQRHLSPHKGFSCAYRVLHGGESCSQYVKRMIAEQGWQGAIAAARERFDACSAANTQIKARPLCSQTTHSTNRPHPCQRRAQDCADLSCDGVECCDAFDGCLEIEGCAFDGCESPDCGDCGDCSGCDVGSVDCCSFG